In Candidatus Methanosphaera massiliense, the following are encoded in one genomic region:
- a CDS encoding MFS transporter: MLFIVDNNINDNPNNKWIVLFTVCLGVMIISLNMSITNVSLPAISEYFTISLNQTEWVITSYFITYVGLVTLFADIGNFKGHGRIFSIGILLFLISSILCSISPSIDFLIGSRLLQGLAASMILAGPLVIIEYYFPTNMLGRAMGVYGMMVAIGLGLGPVVGGLVQDFFGWRAIFLVNIPVCLIVLPLSIKYVQMKINKPLHVNFLGGFLELIAVALIIYTLSIVELGDYIKASLYGIISIILVISFLYVEKRSDSPMVNWGLLKNFTFTSFNVSFHVLYICEYVLLYVLPFYTEKILGISSSMTGIVLSAAPIVMIVFTPISGYIADKIGSILPVVIGFSLSIISFLLLLTLNEHSTILELVVYYTIMGIGIAFAQAPINKVVMSIVSINNKTSASSILTLFRSMGIAMASSYGSIILSLSIPEGLLTNTIIRGSGIQEFLTGMDNIFIFGIILLAVMLLLMIRVKIKVKDRKSIIGKL; the protein is encoded by the coding sequence GTGTTATTTATTGTAGATAACAATATCAATGATAATCCAAACAATAAATGGATTGTATTATTCACTGTTTGTCTAGGAGTAATGATTATTTCATTAAACATGAGTATTACTAATGTATCTCTACCAGCAATAAGTGAATACTTTACTATTTCACTTAATCAGACCGAATGGGTTATTACTTCATACTTTATAACATATGTAGGACTTGTAACCTTATTTGCAGATATTGGTAATTTTAAAGGTCATGGACGAATATTTTCTATAGGCATATTACTATTTCTGATATCTTCAATACTATGTAGTATTTCACCTTCGATAGATTTTCTAATAGGATCAAGACTACTTCAGGGATTAGCAGCTTCCATGATTTTAGCAGGTCCATTAGTAATTATTGAATATTATTTCCCTACTAATATGTTAGGCAGGGCAATGGGAGTTTATGGTATGATGGTAGCTATTGGATTAGGTTTAGGTCCGGTAGTTGGCGGATTAGTTCAGGATTTCTTTGGATGGAGAGCCATATTTCTAGTAAATATACCAGTATGTTTAATAGTTTTACCATTATCTATAAAATATGTTCAAATGAAAATTAATAAACCATTACATGTTAACTTCCTAGGTGGATTTCTGGAATTAATAGCAGTAGCGCTTATTATATATACATTAAGTATAGTAGAATTAGGAGATTACATAAAGGCATCACTGTATGGTATAATATCAATTATATTAGTGATATCATTTTTATATGTTGAGAAACGTTCTGACAGTCCAATGGTTAACTGGGGCTTACTGAAGAATTTTACATTCACATCATTTAATGTGAGCTTCCACGTATTATACATCTGCGAGTACGTATTACTTTATGTGTTACCATTCTACACAGAAAAAATATTAGGTATAAGTTCCTCAATGACTGGTATAGTATTATCAGCAGCACCAATTGTAATGATAGTATTCACACCTATAAGCGGTTACATAGCTGATAAGATTGGATCTATATTACCTGTAGTCATAGGATTTAGTTTATCTATAATTTCATTCCTATTATTATTAACATTGAATGAACATAGTACTATATTAGAATTAGTAGTATATTATACAATTATGGGTATAGGAATTGCATTTGCTCAGGCACCTATTAATAAGGTTGTAATGTCTATTGTATCAATAAATAATAAGACATCTGCATCTTCAATTCTAACACTATTTAGGTCTATGGGTATAGCTATGGCATCTAGTTATGGTAGTATTATATTATCTTTATCAATTCCAGAGGGATTACTTACAAATACTATAATAAGAGGTTCAGGTATACAAGAGTTCCTGACAGGTATGGATAATATTTTCATATTTGGTATAATATTATTAGCAGTAATGTTATTATTAATGATTCGTGTTAAAATTAAAGTTAAAGATAGGAAAAGTATTATTGGAAAATTATAA